The region TGGACGATGGCGGACCTGCACGCGGCGCAGTGCGGTCTGCTGCGTGCCCTGCACGCTCCCCGCTGGCACGCGGTGGTCGGTCCCAGCTTCGGCGGGATGCAGGCCCTGCAGTGGGCGGCGCGCACCCCGGCGCTGGCGCCGCGCGTGGCGGCGGTCGTGAGCAGCCCGGTCGCGGGACCCGTGCTGCGCGGCGTGTTCGGGCCGCTCCTGCACGCGGCGGCGCAGGGCGAACCGGACGCGGCGCTGCACGAGACGCTGCGCCTGATCACCTTCTTCGGGCTGGGCGCGGACGGCGTGGACCTGCTGTTCCGGGACACGGACGTGGACGCCTACCTGCGCACCCGCACCGCGACCGCCGACCTGCGGCACGTGCTGGACATCGGCCGGGCCGTGCAGACGCACGATCTGCTGGAGGTGGCCCCGCTGGACGACTTGTGCCGCCGCTGGCGCGAACAGGGCACGCGGCTGCTGAGCGTGAACGTGCGCGGCGACCAGTTCTTCCCGGCCGCCGAGATGCGTGATTTCGCCGCGCAGACGCAGGCGGCGGGCGTGGCGCACACCCACCTGGAATTCGACTCGCCGCGCGGGCACCTGGGC is a window of Deinococcus grandis DNA encoding:
- a CDS encoding alpha/beta fold hydrolase, whose protein sequence is MRDSPWTWMPGESPGAFELRGDLTVAGQTVPLRLGGRAWGELNAARDNAVLVCHHYTGTMRAAGEQPDGTPGWWDALIGPGRALDTDRFYVACLNTPGNVQVRDPEVVTTGPATIHPDGHPWGERFPAWTMADLHAAQCGLLRALHAPRWHAVVGPSFGGMQALQWAARTPALAPRVAAVVSSPVAGPVLRGVFGPLLHAAAQGEPDAALHETLRLITFFGLGADGVDLLFRDTDVDAYLRTRTATADLRHVLDIGRAVQTHDLLEVAPLDDLCRRWREQGTRLLSVNVRGDQFFPAAEMRDFAAQTQAAGVAHTHLEFDSPRGHLGGLADTAAFEDALRELLGTAPMPPVLDAAEVRHV